In uncultured Bacteroides sp., the sequence AAGAAGAGAAAGAAAGAATCGCAATTGCGGCTTGCAAACTGATAGAAGAAAATGACTCTATAATTATTGCTTCGGGCTCAACAGTGTATACATTTGCCGAACAAATAAAACCTAAAAAGCATCTAAATGTTGTTACTGCTTCTCTTAAAGTATCTATGTTATTGAATAACATAGACAATATTGACATAATACAACTGGGGGGAGTCGTGAGAAAAAGTTCTTTTTCAGTTGTAGGCGAATCAACGATTAAGTTCTTTGAAGATATTACTTGTTCCAAACTTTTTTTAGGAGTCGATGGCATTGATATTGAATATGGTATCACCAATTCAAACATAGAGGAAGCTCATTTGAATAAAAAAATGATAGATGCCTCTTTGAGAACTATTATTTTAGCAGATTCTTCTAAATTTGGAAAACGCGGATTTGGCAAAATATGCAACCTGGATCAGATTGATGTTATTATCACAGACTCAGGCATTTCTGATTTAATAGCTAAATCTATTGAGGAAATAGGAATTGAATTGATTATCGTATAACTGATAAAACATTATTCGTCGTACAGAACTTAGAATTTACAGAATATTCAGTGAGGAATAATTCTCAAAAGTGATGGTTCCGTGATGGTTCTCCAATACCCGGTTACATCTTTAAAAAACCATTAAACAATTTTCTCAGATCATTCACCAATAATTTCCATTTATTCACCAATAAATGAAAATTATTGGTGAATGGTTTTTATTTATAGGCCAATCAATTTTACAGATTGCCGGGTTGTTAATTGTCATTGATATATAAATTGAATAGAGGATGTCAGTTAATAAGCAGTCCTATCTTTCCTAGCTCATTTTTTTTTGTAATTTTGCACCCTTATTTTATGACGCAAACGAAATATAAGAAGAAAGAGACCATCCAGACTTCTCTTTCTGCATAGACAGGGAAACAAACAATATATCATAAATATGGATAATCAGACAGATACAGCAAAAGAGAAAATCAATCCTACCGCGTCTTCGGACTTAATTTATGGGCTTAACGAACGTCCACCCGTCAAAGATGCATTATTTGCGGCACTGCAGCATTTATTAGCCATATTTGTGGGTATAATTACACCTCCTCTGATTATTTGCGGAGCATTGAAAACAGATTTGGCAACAACTGGTTTCATGGTTTCTATGGCTCTTTTTGTGTCTGGTATAGCTACCTTTATTCAATGTAAGAAGTTTGGCCCGTTTGGATCTGGTTTATTGTGTATTCAAGGAACCAGTTTTTCTTTTATCGGTCCTATTATTTCGGCCGGACAGTTAGGCGGTCTTCCTCTGATTTTCGGTGTTTGTATGGCAGCTTCTCCTGTTGAAATGATTGTGAGCCGTTGTTTCAAGTATCTGCGCCACATCATTACCCCGCTCGTGTCGGGAATCGTAGTGCTGCTCATCGGACTCAGCCTTATAAAAGTAGGCGTTGTTTCCTGTGGCGGTGGTTATGCGGCAATGGGTAACGGTACATTTGGAAGTATTGAGAACGTAGGACTTGCTGCTATAGTGTTGGGTAGTGTTTTATTCTTCAACCGCTGCAAAAATAAATATCTCCGAATGAGTTCCATTGTTCTGGGCTTATGCATTGGTTACGGAATTGCTTTTGCCATGGGTAAAGTGGACTTTGCAAAGGCGGCTACAACAGACCTCTGGGCATTCAATATACCAATGCCTTTCAAGTATGGTTTGGATTTCAACTTTTCGTCCTTCCTTGCTTTGGCTCTGATATATCTTATTACCGCTATTGAAGCAACAGGAGATGTAACTGCCAACTCGATGATTTCCGGAGAACCAATTGAAGGCGAAAAATACCTGAAACGTGTTTCAGGAGGTGTTTTAGCTGATGGTTTCAACTCTTTTCTTGCCGGTGTATTTAATTCATTTCCGAACTCAATTTTCGCACAAAACAATGGCATTATTCAGTTAACAGGAGTTGCCAGTCGTTACGTGGGTTATTATATTGCAGGCATGCTTATATTGCTTGGCTTGTTCCCTATAGTTGGCATCATCTTTTCGCTGATGCCTGATCCAGTATTAGGAGGAGCTACATTGCTTATGTTCGGTACCGTTGCTTCTGCCGGTATCCGCATCATTGCATCGCATGAGATAAATCGCAAAGCCACTTTAGTATTGGCCGTGAGCCTTTCATTAGGTTTAGGTGTGGAACTAATGCCCGACATTCTTAACCATGCTCCTCAGGCTATAAAATCAATATTCTCATCGGGAATCACAACCGGTGGTCTTACAGCCATCATTGCCAATGCATTGATTCATATTAAAGAAGGAAAAGAAGATATAAAAGAAGAAAGAGAAATAGTAGAATAAATATGGATATACTTAAAAAACGTATTCTGCAGGACGGCAAGTGCTATGAAGGCGGGATATTAAAAGTAGATAGTTTTATCAATCATCAGATGGACCCCATGCTGATGTATAAAATCGCTCAGGAGTTTGTGGCTCGTTTTAAAAACGAGAACATTAATAAGATTGTTACCATTGAAGCAAGCGGAATTGCTCCAGCTATTTTAGTGGGCTATATAATGCAGCTTCCTGTTGTTTTCGTAAAAAAGAAACAGCCTAAAACAATGGAGAATATGCTTACTACAACTGTGCATTCTTTCACAAAAGACCGTAACTATACAGTTTGCATCAGTAACAATTTCCTCACACCCAATGATCATGTGCTTTTTATTGATGATTTTCTGGCAAACGGAAATGCATCTTTGGGTATGATTGATTTGATTAATCAGGCAGGAGCTTCATTAAGCGGAATGGGGTTCATTATTGAGAAAGCATTTCAGGACGGTGGAAAGATTCTTCGCGATAAGAATGTTCACGTTGAATCGCTTGCTATTATAGACGATTTATCCAATTGCAAAATAAAGATTCGCTAACCACGATTGGTTTCGAATAATAGTATAATCCCTCCAGACTTATTGTTCGGGGGGATTTTTGTATATTAGAATACGGATTATATCTCTGAAAATGTAATGAAAGCTATTCTCTTTTACGCTATATACAAAAATAAAATCCGCACAAACAATGTCTATGCGGATTTTATTTCTTGAATTGCTAATAAGTGGAGCTGGAGGGAATCGAACCCTCGTCCAAACGAGGAAATCATAAGCTTTCTACATGCTTATCTTCGCCTAGTTTTTCGAGTACGGCAAGACCGAAGCCACCAACCAGTACCTTATCCTCTTTAGTTTCACCAGAGCCACGAGGAAGGACTCAAGCTATCTCCGATATAACTGCACCACTGAGCCGGAACGCTTCGGAACAACAGCAACCGAGTGATGTCTCGTCTCCGCACCTAGTGCAGAGATTAAGCTAATCTACTGTGATTCGATTAAGCAGCAAGAGCGTAATTGTTTTCGCCAGATAAAATTTTGATAACTGAGATTTAAGTGCAAATCACCGACGCACTGCATGCTTACATACCATTTCTGCCCGCTGTCAAATCCAGTCAACCCCGAAGGATGTGTGATGTAACCACTTTATTTAGCAATACAAAGATATGCACAAAGTATTGATCTTCCAATTATTTCTCAGCATTTTGAGAATTATTTATTCTTATTATACTTTACGCTGATTTCTTTGCCCCAATTGTTAAGAGTTTCAATAACGGGCATAACAGATTCTCCCATTGGAGTTAGCTTGTATTCCACCTTTGGAGGAACGGTTGGATAGACAATTCGTTCCACTAGTCCGGTTTGTTCCAGTTCTCTTACTGTTTGGGTAAACATTTTGTTGGCTATTCCATTTAAGCTGCGCTGAAGTTCGCCCGAACGCATTACTCCATCTCTGAGATGATACAGTACAATCGGCTTCCATTTGCCACCAATCATATCCATAACTAACTCTAAAGAACAAAAATAGTCCTTTCCCTTAAAAATATATTTGTCTATACGCCCATCATTTGCCATAATTCACTCCTTTTGGTTACTATACTACTTTTTAGTAGGTACTTGTACAATCGGTATTAATATCCGTAATTTGCAGCCACAAAGAAAC encodes:
- the xpt gene encoding xanthine phosphoribosyltransferase, whose translation is MDILKKRILQDGKCYEGGILKVDSFINHQMDPMLMYKIAQEFVARFKNENINKIVTIEASGIAPAILVGYIMQLPVVFVKKKQPKTMENMLTTTVHSFTKDRNYTVCISNNFLTPNDHVLFIDDFLANGNASLGMIDLINQAGASLSGMGFIIEKAFQDGGKILRDKNVHVESLAIIDDLSNCKIKIR
- a CDS encoding nucleobase:cation symporter-2 family protein, with product MDNQTDTAKEKINPTASSDLIYGLNERPPVKDALFAALQHLLAIFVGIITPPLIICGALKTDLATTGFMVSMALFVSGIATFIQCKKFGPFGSGLLCIQGTSFSFIGPIISAGQLGGLPLIFGVCMAASPVEMIVSRCFKYLRHIITPLVSGIVVLLIGLSLIKVGVVSCGGGYAAMGNGTFGSIENVGLAAIVLGSVLFFNRCKNKYLRMSSIVLGLCIGYGIAFAMGKVDFAKAATTDLWAFNIPMPFKYGLDFNFSSFLALALIYLITAIEATGDVTANSMISGEPIEGEKYLKRVSGGVLADGFNSFLAGVFNSFPNSIFAQNNGIIQLTGVASRYVGYYIAGMLILLGLFPIVGIIFSLMPDPVLGGATLLMFGTVASAGIRIIASHEINRKATLVLAVSLSLGLGVELMPDILNHAPQAIKSIFSSGITTGGLTAIIANALIHIKEGKEDIKEEREIVE
- a CDS encoding helix-turn-helix domain-containing protein gives rise to the protein MANDGRIDKYIFKGKDYFCSLELVMDMIGGKWKPIVLYHLRDGVMRSGELQRSLNGIANKMFTQTVRELEQTGLVERIVYPTVPPKVEYKLTPMGESVMPVIETLNNWGKEISVKYNKNK
- a CDS encoding DeoR/GlpR family DNA-binding transcription regulator, which gives rise to MLSIAERHKYILESLNKNGFVKVVDIAKDLDVTAVTIRKDLKFLEEKKLLFRTHGSASPGNPLASDIDVHVKEKMKKEEKERIAIAACKLIEENDSIIIASGSTVYTFAEQIKPKKHLNVVTASLKVSMLLNNIDNIDIIQLGGVVRKSSFSVVGESTIKFFEDITCSKLFLGVDGIDIEYGITNSNIEEAHLNKKMIDASLRTIILADSSKFGKRGFGKICNLDQIDVIITDSGISDLIAKSIEEIGIELIIV